The DNA sequence AGTATTACTTTAATCTAAAAGCTGCTAATGGTCAAGAAATTGCCAGAAGTTGTTACTATGAATCACAAGAAGCGATGGAAAAAGATTTCGCATGGATTAAAAGCAAAGAAGCCGGTTTAGCGAAAGAAGAAAATTAATTTAGAAATTGTTTAAAAAAATAGGATAGAGAAATTATGGAAATTACGGCACAACAAGTAAAAGAATTAAGAGAAAAAACTGGTGCTGGAATGATGGACTGCAAAAAAGCACTTACCGAAGCAAACGGTGACTTTGAAAAAGCTATTGAAGTTCTTAGAAAAAAAGGTGCGGCAGTTGCAGCAAAAAGAGCAGAAAGAAGCGCAAACGAAGGAATTATTCTAACAAAATCTTTAGAGGATGGCTCAAAAGCTGTAATTGTTGAAGTTAATTGTGAAACTGATTTTGTTGCTAAAAGTGATGATTTTACAAATTTTGCAAATTTTGTTTTGGATACAATTGTTAAAAATCAGCCGAAAAATGTTGAAGAATTACTAACTTTAAACTCTGATGGAAAATCTGTTCAAGAAGAATTAACTGCAATAATTGGAAAAATTGGAGAAAAAATTGAAGTATCCAGATTCTTAATTGAAAATGCAGAAAATGGTGTTGTTGTAGATTACATTCACCACGGTTCAAAATTAGCGGTTTTAATTAGAGTTGATAATGTTAAAGATTCTGGAAAATCAGAAATTATAAATTTAGCAAAAGATTTTGCAATGCAAGTTGCGGCTATGAAACCTTATTATGTAAATAGAAAAGAAGTTTCTGAAGAAGTATTAAACAAGGAAAAAGAAATCTATAAAGAAGTTGCAAGAAAAGAAGGAAAACCGGAACAAATTCTTGATAAAA is a window from the Ignavibacteriota bacterium genome containing:
- a CDS encoding elongation factor Ts; its protein translation is MEITAQQVKELREKTGAGMMDCKKALTEANGDFEKAIEVLRKKGAAVAAKRAERSANEGIILTKSLEDGSKAVIVEVNCETDFVAKSDDFTNFANFVLDTIVKNQPKNVEELLTLNSDGKSVQEELTAIIGKIGEKIEVSRFLIENAENGVVVDYIHHGSKLAVLIRVDNVKDSGKSEIINLAKDFAMQVAAMKPYYVNRKEVSEEVLNKEKEIYKEVARKEGKPEQILDKIAEGKLNKYYQENCLIEQTSIKENTKSVGDILGEYNKKNSSEAVIKLFRRFHLSDEKK